In one window of Arachis ipaensis cultivar K30076 chromosome B06, Araip1.1, whole genome shotgun sequence DNA:
- the LOC107646695 gene encoding pyruvate kinase 1, cytosolic-like has translation MAGKPAVLTRVVDSMIDNLRPTRAEATDVANAVLDGSDAILLGAETLRGLYPIKTIFTFGRICSEVISFHISVE, from the exons ATGGCTGGAAAACCTGCTGTACTTACACGTGTTGTGGACAGTATGATTGACAACTTAAGACCCACTCGTGCTGAAGCCACTGATGTTGCCAATGCTGTTTTGGATG GCAGTGATGCAATACTTCTGGGTGCTGAGACCTTGCGTGGGTTGTACCCTATTAAGACTATTTTCACTTTTGGCAGAATTTGTTCAGAGGTAATTTCATTTCATATCTCAGTGGAATAA